Proteins found in one Nocardia brasiliensis ATCC 700358 genomic segment:
- a CDS encoding PucR family transcriptional regulator, producing the protein MAAPKHTGPTPGIRRLAAVCRTEVPVLTRRLMAAIFTDIPEWTDYSPVSREDLRNGCRSYLTRVLDLLAGDVTVPDRDDVAAAIGRNRAAQGVPLEVMLRTFRLGGQIVWEALLDHADDLAPGEFREIGAATWSVIDGMSSALVTSYRNTELEQVRRDERRRHGLIEDLLAGRAHDATFAARAARELNLPTHGAYLMVAVRGRPAVQLGTETALAALGIRSVWHDRVDATVGLVSLERHDSSTVLQQIRPRLRGGAAASPPVPGLAQIDTAHALAMLALETLPTDAQGLVLLEERYPEAMLLRSPDLTELLVTRTLGPVLALPEREREILLETLAAWLAENCSAANAAPLLHCHRNTVINRLQRIATLLGRPLEGQRAYLELSLALAAVELGAAESD; encoded by the coding sequence ATGGCAGCACCCAAGCACACCGGCCCGACGCCGGGCATCCGGCGACTGGCCGCGGTGTGCCGGACCGAGGTTCCGGTGCTGACGCGGCGGCTGATGGCGGCGATCTTCACCGATATCCCCGAGTGGACGGATTACTCACCCGTCAGCCGCGAGGATCTGCGCAACGGCTGCCGCAGCTATCTGACCCGGGTGCTGGACCTGCTCGCCGGCGATGTCACCGTGCCGGACCGTGACGATGTCGCCGCCGCCATCGGCCGCAACCGCGCGGCGCAAGGCGTGCCGCTGGAGGTGATGCTGCGGACGTTCCGGCTAGGCGGCCAGATCGTCTGGGAGGCACTGCTCGACCACGCCGACGACCTGGCACCGGGTGAGTTCCGCGAGATCGGCGCGGCGACCTGGTCGGTCATCGACGGCATGTCCTCGGCGCTGGTCACCTCCTACCGCAATACCGAACTCGAGCAGGTCCGCCGGGACGAGCGCCGCAGGCACGGGTTGATCGAAGATCTGCTGGCCGGCCGCGCACACGACGCGACCTTCGCCGCGCGCGCCGCCCGCGAACTGAACCTGCCCACCCACGGCGCCTACCTCATGGTCGCGGTGCGCGGCCGGCCGGCCGTGCAGCTCGGTACCGAGACCGCGTTGGCGGCGTTGGGTATTCGCTCGGTGTGGCACGATCGGGTGGACGCCACGGTCGGCCTGGTTTCACTCGAGCGGCACGACAGTTCCACTGTGCTGCAACAGATCCGGCCGCGGCTCCGCGGCGGGGCCGCGGCCTCGCCCCCGGTGCCGGGGCTGGCCCAGATCGATACCGCGCACGCGCTGGCGATGCTCGCCTTGGAGACATTGCCCACGGACGCACAGGGTTTGGTTCTACTCGAGGAGCGCTACCCCGAGGCGATGCTGTTGCGCTCCCCCGATCTCACCGAACTGCTGGTGACGCGCACGCTCGGACCGGTGCTCGCCCTTCCCGAGCGGGAACGCGAGATCCTGCTGGAGACGCTGGCCGCCTGGCTGGCCGAGAACTGTTCGGCCGCCAATGCCGCGCCGCTGCTGCACTGCCACCGCAACACCGTCATCAACCGGCTGCAGCGCATCGCCACGCTGCTGGGCCGTCCGCTCGAGGGCCAACGCGCCTATCTCGAGCTGTCGCTCGCGCTGGCGGCAGTCGAGCTGGGTGCGGCCGAATCGGACTGA
- a CDS encoding AAA family ATPase, with amino-acid sequence MPMFGRDTELKALRALVDGPGEQSGILVEGEPGIGKSALIEETVAAAAVAGLRVLRTAGAEAELNSAYAGLQRLLYPLRRGFGELPAPQSAALASALGMSDAPGAPNGYLVGLAALTLLADAAADRPLLIIAEDVHWLDPASAEVLAFLARRIEAEPLALVVTSRAGGTPLADSGLTPMRLGGLADDDAAALLDSAAPDLAAPVRRRVLAAAQGNPLALSELATATVDLTGPMPLTERLERAFSARSVELPPESRSALLVAALNESDSIAETLAAVSILAGSPADPEILTPARTAGLVEMDSGTVTFRHPLQRSAVAAAASAQERRRAHLALADALDAAPDRRIRHRAAGTLGPDEHLAVELEQAAEQARHRAGAVAALERAAALSDTPGGRADRLLRAAEAAVDAGRRDSAERLVAAARALPLTPRHQATANWLLSGFDDGVRESPARVGELAALASTVAAAGYTDAALRILWGAAMRCFWVEPGPETRRALLAVADALPIPDEDPRMVAINAYVAPFDRGARVIERLRGLAAHTGRDPEVDRFLGSAALQVGAFDLAARFAAAAAPGLRDAGQLGLLPRALTVQSWSLARLGDLAAAAPVAAEAVDLARETGQPFMHGLAIAVQAEIAALRGDHPQAAALVAEAERIGLAAGARPVLATVQLTRGLIALGTGRFDDACADLLRLHDPRDPAHAPFLRAYFLTELAEAAVRAGRVEAVHDLIRELAPIAAVTPSPALAIGMRYAQAVFATAAVEERFAAALSADLTGWPGERGRVHLAFGEWLRRQRRIVESRTQLRTARDIFDALGFTAWSERARVELRGAGESSPDRSPAARERLTPHELSIAQLAAQGLTNREIGQRLFLSHRTVSTHLHRIFPKLGISARGDLAALLPGLNDTTPDQT; translated from the coding sequence ATGCCGATGTTCGGCCGAGACACCGAGCTGAAGGCGCTGCGCGCACTCGTGGACGGGCCCGGTGAGCAGTCCGGCATCCTGGTCGAGGGGGAGCCCGGTATCGGGAAGTCGGCCCTGATCGAGGAGACGGTCGCCGCCGCGGCCGTGGCGGGGCTGCGGGTATTGCGCACCGCTGGGGCCGAGGCCGAGCTGAACTCGGCGTACGCGGGGCTGCAACGCCTGCTGTACCCCCTGCGCCGGGGTTTCGGCGAACTCCCGGCGCCGCAGTCCGCGGCGCTGGCGAGCGCGCTCGGAATGTCGGATGCCCCGGGTGCGCCGAACGGCTATCTGGTCGGGCTGGCCGCGCTGACGCTGTTGGCGGACGCGGCCGCCGATCGTCCACTGTTGATCATCGCCGAAGACGTGCACTGGCTCGATCCGGCCAGCGCCGAGGTGCTCGCGTTCCTCGCGCGCCGGATCGAGGCCGAGCCGCTCGCGCTGGTCGTGACGTCGCGCGCGGGCGGCACCCCGCTCGCCGACTCGGGGCTGACCCCGATGCGGCTCGGCGGGTTGGCCGACGACGACGCCGCGGCACTGTTGGACAGTGCCGCACCGGATCTGGCCGCGCCGGTCCGCCGCCGAGTACTGGCAGCGGCACAGGGGAATCCACTCGCACTGAGCGAACTGGCAACGGCGACAGTGGATCTGACCGGGCCGATGCCCTTGACGGAACGCCTCGAGCGGGCCTTTTCCGCGCGGAGTGTGGAGCTGCCGCCCGAGAGCAGGTCCGCGTTGCTCGTCGCGGCGCTCAACGAGAGCGACTCGATCGCCGAAACATTGGCCGCCGTAAGCATTCTGGCGGGATCCCCGGCCGACCCCGAAATCCTCACACCCGCGCGGACGGCCGGACTCGTCGAAATGGATTCCGGCACGGTGACATTCCGGCATCCGCTGCAACGGTCGGCGGTCGCCGCCGCGGCCTCGGCGCAGGAACGCCGCCGTGCCCACCTCGCCCTGGCCGATGCGCTCGATGCCGCGCCGGACCGGCGGATTCGGCACCGAGCGGCGGGCACGCTCGGCCCCGACGAGCACCTCGCGGTCGAGCTGGAGCAGGCTGCCGAGCAGGCCCGGCACCGCGCCGGCGCGGTCGCCGCGCTGGAACGTGCCGCGGCACTGAGCGATACCCCCGGCGGGCGGGCGGACCGGCTGTTGCGGGCCGCCGAAGCGGCGGTCGATGCCGGTCGCCGCGATAGCGCCGAACGGCTGGTCGCGGCCGCTCGCGCGTTACCGCTGACGCCGCGCCACCAGGCCACCGCCAACTGGCTGCTCAGCGGTTTCGACGACGGGGTACGCGAAAGCCCCGCGCGGGTCGGCGAATTGGCTGCGCTCGCATCCACTGTCGCGGCTGCGGGGTACACCGACGCCGCCCTGCGGATTCTGTGGGGCGCGGCCATGCGGTGCTTCTGGGTCGAGCCCGGCCCCGAGACCCGCCGGGCCCTGCTCGCGGTCGCCGATGCGCTGCCGATTCCGGACGAGGATCCGCGCATGGTCGCGATCAACGCGTATGTGGCGCCGTTCGATCGCGGCGCACGCGTGATCGAGCGGCTGCGCGGGTTGGCGGCGCACACGGGCCGGGATCCGGAGGTGGATCGGTTTCTCGGTAGTGCCGCGCTGCAGGTGGGCGCGTTCGACCTGGCCGCCCGGTTCGCCGCGGCCGCCGCACCCGGACTGCGGGACGCGGGGCAGTTGGGTCTGCTCCCGCGCGCGCTGACCGTGCAGTCCTGGAGCCTGGCCCGGCTGGGTGATCTCGCGGCAGCCGCCCCGGTCGCCGCGGAGGCCGTGGATCTGGCGCGCGAAACCGGCCAGCCGTTCATGCACGGCCTGGCCATCGCGGTGCAGGCCGAGATCGCCGCCCTGCGTGGGGATCATCCGCAAGCGGCGGCACTGGTGGCGGAAGCGGAGCGGATCGGGCTCGCCGCGGGCGCGCGTCCCGTGCTGGCCACCGTGCAGCTCACCCGCGGGCTCATCGCCCTCGGCACGGGCCGATTCGACGACGCGTGCGCCGACCTGCTCCGGCTGCACGACCCGCGCGACCCGGCGCACGCGCCGTTCTTGCGCGCGTACTTCCTGACCGAGCTGGCCGAGGCGGCCGTGCGGGCGGGGCGGGTCGAGGCGGTGCACGACCTGATACGCGAGTTGGCACCGATTGCGGCGGTGACGCCGTCGCCTGCGCTGGCGATCGGAATGCGTTACGCGCAAGCGGTATTCGCGACCGCAGCGGTCGAGGAGCGGTTCGCGGCAGCGCTGTCCGCGGATCTCACCGGCTGGCCGGGTGAGCGGGGCCGGGTGCACCTGGCGTTCGGTGAATGGTTGCGGCGGCAGCGCCGGATCGTCGAGTCACGCACCCAGTTGCGTACGGCCCGTGACATTTTCGACGCACTGGGCTTCACCGCGTGGAGCGAACGGGCCCGGGTGGAACTGCGCGGCGCCGGGGAATCGAGTCCGGATCGCAGCCCGGCGGCCCGGGAACGGCTTACGCCGCACGAGCTGAGCATCGCCCAATTGGCGGCGCAGGGTCTGACCAATCGGGAGATCGGGCAGCGGCTGTTCCTCTCGCATCGAACGGTCAGCACGCATCTGCATCGCATCTTCCCGAAGCTCGGCATCAGCGCACGAGGCGACCTCGCCGCACTGCTCCCGGGCCTGAACGACACCACGCCCGATCAGACGTGA
- a CDS encoding alpha/beta fold hydrolase gives MDISRRFFGGALAVGATSLAVATLSACATDPAASSATTPASPGAELRAGSGAHTTLGPIKQIEAGALNIGYAEFGPSTGRPVILLHGWPYDPYSFADVGPLLAAAGYRVLVPFLRGYGPTTFRSPQAVRNGQQSAIARDIVDFMDALRIDQAVLGGFDWGARTVDIIAALWPQRCKAIVAVSGYLITQQAAQQQPLAPEAELGWWYQYYFATERGRVGYTRNRHEFNKLIWRRASPQWNFDDATFDRSAAAFDNPDHAEIVIHNYRWRLSLASGEARYDEYEQQLATGPVITVPAITIGSDFDGAAKDGKPYRDKYIGKHEHRVLDGIGHNVPQEAPQPFAQAIIDADRL, from the coding sequence ATGGATATCAGCAGACGATTCTTCGGTGGGGCGCTGGCCGTGGGCGCGACGAGCCTGGCCGTGGCCACGCTGAGCGCCTGCGCCACCGATCCGGCCGCGAGCTCGGCCACCACGCCGGCGTCGCCCGGCGCGGAGCTGCGGGCGGGCTCGGGTGCCCACACCACGCTCGGCCCGATCAAACAAATCGAAGCAGGCGCCCTGAACATCGGCTATGCCGAATTCGGGCCGAGTACCGGCCGACCCGTCATCCTGCTGCACGGGTGGCCCTACGACCCCTACAGCTTCGCCGATGTCGGACCGCTGCTGGCCGCGGCCGGATATCGGGTGCTGGTCCCGTTCCTGCGCGGCTACGGCCCGACGACCTTCCGGTCACCGCAGGCGGTGCGCAACGGGCAGCAGTCGGCGATCGCCCGCGACATCGTCGACTTCATGGACGCATTGCGGATCGATCAGGCGGTACTGGGCGGATTCGACTGGGGCGCAAGAACGGTCGACATCATCGCCGCGCTGTGGCCGCAGCGGTGCAAGGCGATCGTCGCGGTGAGCGGCTACCTCATCACCCAGCAGGCGGCACAGCAGCAGCCGCTCGCGCCGGAAGCCGAACTGGGCTGGTGGTATCAGTACTACTTCGCGACCGAGCGTGGTCGCGTCGGATACACCCGCAATCGCCACGAGTTCAACAAGCTGATCTGGCGGCGGGCCTCCCCGCAGTGGAACTTCGACGACGCCACCTTCGACCGCAGCGCGGCCGCGTTCGACAATCCCGACCACGCCGAGATCGTGATCCACAACTACCGCTGGCGGTTGAGCCTGGCTTCCGGCGAGGCCCGATACGACGAGTACGAACAGCAACTCGCCACCGGCCCGGTGATCACGGTCCCGGCGATCACCATCGGCAGCGACTTCGACGGTGCCGCCAAGGACGGAAAACCGTACCGCGACAAGTACATCGGCAAGCACGAACACCGGGTGCTGGACGGCATCGGGCACAACGTCCCGCAGGAGGCGCCACAGCCCTTCGCGCAGGCGATCATCGACGCCGACCGACTGTGA
- a CDS encoding ABC-F family ATP-binding cassette domain-containing protein yields the protein MSITSAIALHQLTFEWPDGSVALAGVDGAFTTGRTGLVGRNGAGKSTLLRLIAGQLTPTSGRIETTGDVGYLPQTLTLGRDATIAQLLGIADELAALRAIEAGESDAAHFDTIGDDWDIEARADEALHEIGFGAADLDRTVGAISGGQAVLVAITGLRVQRKPITLLDEPTNNLDRETRAQLTAFVDAWPGTLVVVSHDLELLEHMDATAELHGATLDVFGGPYSAWRDYVEQQQAAATQAARTAEQALKVEKRQRIEAETKLARRERTGRATQQHGGIPRILAGNRASKAQASAGAMRTTLDAKVRAAQEVLDAAAARVRSDEHIHLDLPDPDVPRSRRIAELRDGDRGVTIQGPERVAVIGPNGAGKSTLIEDLVHGRRPERGVLLTDRVGYLPQRLDGLDEQASAIENVHAVAVTTPPGTIRNQLARLLLRGAAAERPVSSLSGGERFRVSLARLLLADPPVQLLILDEPTNNLDIASVDQLVEALADYRGALLVVSHDYPFLRRIGIDTVVALDADGRFQPHASL from the coding sequence ATGTCCATCACCTCGGCAATCGCTCTGCACCAACTGACGTTCGAATGGCCGGACGGCTCCGTCGCCCTCGCCGGCGTCGACGGCGCCTTCACCACCGGTCGCACCGGTTTGGTCGGCCGCAACGGCGCGGGCAAGTCGACCCTGCTGCGCCTGATCGCCGGACAACTCACCCCGACGTCCGGGCGCATCGAAACCACCGGCGATGTCGGATACCTACCGCAGACCCTCACCCTCGGACGCGACGCCACCATCGCCCAACTGCTCGGCATCGCGGACGAACTCGCCGCGCTGCGCGCCATCGAGGCGGGCGAGAGCGACGCCGCGCATTTCGACACGATCGGCGACGACTGGGACATCGAGGCCCGGGCCGACGAGGCGCTACACGAAATAGGTTTCGGCGCAGCCGATCTCGATCGCACCGTCGGTGCGATCTCCGGCGGCCAGGCGGTCCTCGTCGCGATCACCGGCCTGCGCGTCCAGCGCAAGCCGATCACGCTGCTCGACGAGCCGACCAACAATCTCGATCGCGAAACTCGCGCCCAGCTCACCGCGTTCGTCGACGCGTGGCCGGGCACCCTCGTGGTGGTGAGTCACGATCTCGAACTGCTCGAGCACATGGACGCCACCGCCGAATTGCACGGCGCGACCCTGGACGTGTTCGGCGGCCCCTACAGCGCTTGGCGCGACTACGTCGAGCAACAGCAGGCGGCCGCGACCCAGGCGGCCCGGACCGCCGAGCAGGCGCTGAAAGTCGAGAAACGCCAACGCATCGAGGCCGAGACCAAGCTGGCCCGGCGCGAACGCACGGGCCGCGCGACACAGCAGCACGGGGGTATACCGCGCATCCTGGCGGGCAACCGTGCCAGCAAGGCACAGGCCTCGGCCGGCGCCATGCGCACCACACTGGACGCCAAAGTTCGTGCGGCCCAAGAGGTGCTGGACGCCGCCGCGGCGCGGGTCCGCTCCGACGAGCACATCCACCTGGACCTGCCCGATCCCGACGTGCCCCGCAGCAGGCGCATCGCGGAACTGCGCGACGGCGATCGCGGCGTCACGATCCAGGGGCCGGAGCGGGTCGCCGTGATCGGGCCCAACGGCGCGGGCAAGTCCACGCTCATCGAGGATCTCGTGCACGGCCGGCGACCGGAGCGCGGCGTCCTGTTGACCGATCGCGTCGGATACCTCCCGCAACGCCTGGACGGCTTGGACGAGCAAGCCAGCGCGATCGAGAACGTGCACGCGGTGGCCGTCACCACCCCGCCCGGCACCATTCGCAATCAGCTGGCCCGGCTGCTGCTGCGCGGCGCCGCGGCCGAACGCCCGGTGTCGAGCCTGTCCGGCGGTGAGCGTTTCCGAGTCTCGCTGGCGCGCTTGCTGCTCGCCGACCCGCCGGTCCAGTTGCTGATCCTCGACGAGCCGACCAACAACCTCGACATCGCCTCTGTCGACCAGCTCGTCGAGGCCCTGGCCGACTATCGCGGCGCGCTCTTGGTGGTCAGCCACGACTATCCGTTCCTGCGGCGGATCGGCATCGACACCGTCGTCGCACTCGACGCCGACGGCCGTTTCCAGCCGCACGCCTCGCTGTAG
- a CDS encoding YfcC family protein, producing the protein MDPAVRAGRAQKTWFFPSTYTILAGVALLVWLAAFVIPPGAYDTDARGRPIAGTYHRVIDAKGFGERLRELFLAPVNGLYGIQDDRSGQVGPDLTGHLYGAAAVFLFVLAVGAFITVAFATGALDSGIGQLAHRLRDRSALLIVGVMLVFAIAGTVEGFAEETLGCYALLVPLLLALGYDRMTAVGTIICGAGVGMLCSTVNPFATGTASSAAGVPLGEGIGLRLAMLVVLTAVTVGYVLRYAERVKRDPAKSWSGWQPGDREGSADDHRPDPLTRRQQAVLWLVAATFAFMIFAIIPWAEVIDGPGAERYRWQLGWYFPELTALFLLGAVVVGLVGGLGENRVSEAIGKGFGDFVGAGLVIVLARGVTVIMNNTEITSTALHSLEGLVTGTSSTVFAVTVFLVNVPLGFLIPSSSGHATLVMPIMAPLADFANVPRSLVVTAWQSASGWANLVTPTTAVVTGGLALAKVRYDRYVRFVAPLLGILGVLICGFLALGALLR; encoded by the coding sequence ATGGACCCAGCGGTGCGTGCCGGCCGGGCACAGAAGACCTGGTTCTTTCCCTCGACCTACACGATCCTCGCCGGTGTCGCCTTGCTGGTGTGGCTCGCGGCGTTCGTGATTCCGCCGGGGGCCTACGACACCGATGCGCGCGGCCGTCCGATCGCGGGGACCTATCACCGCGTCATCGATGCCAAGGGGTTCGGCGAGCGGTTGCGGGAGCTGTTCCTCGCACCGGTCAACGGTCTCTACGGCATTCAGGACGACAGGTCGGGTCAGGTCGGTCCGGACCTGACCGGTCACCTCTACGGCGCGGCCGCGGTCTTCCTGTTCGTGCTGGCGGTCGGCGCGTTCATCACCGTCGCCTTCGCGACCGGCGCCCTCGACAGCGGGATCGGGCAACTGGCCCATCGGCTACGTGACCGGTCCGCGCTGCTGATCGTCGGCGTCATGCTGGTGTTCGCGATCGCGGGCACGGTCGAGGGCTTCGCGGAGGAAACGCTCGGCTGCTACGCACTGCTGGTGCCGTTGCTGCTGGCGCTCGGCTACGACCGGATGACGGCGGTGGGCACGATCATCTGCGGCGCCGGCGTCGGCATGCTGTGCTCGACGGTGAATCCGTTCGCCACCGGCACGGCGTCCTCGGCGGCCGGCGTGCCCCTCGGCGAGGGGATCGGGCTCCGGCTCGCGATGCTGGTGGTGCTCACCGCCGTCACCGTCGGCTATGTGCTCCGGTACGCGGAGCGGGTCAAACGCGATCCGGCGAAGTCCTGGTCCGGTTGGCAACCCGGCGACCGCGAAGGATCGGCCGACGACCATCGCCCTGACCCGCTGACCCGGCGTCAGCAAGCGGTGCTCTGGTTGGTGGCAGCGACTTTCGCGTTCATGATCTTCGCGATCATCCCGTGGGCGGAGGTGATCGACGGACCCGGCGCCGAGCGCTACCGCTGGCAATTGGGTTGGTATTTCCCCGAACTCACCGCGCTGTTCCTGTTGGGCGCGGTGGTGGTGGGACTGGTCGGCGGGCTGGGGGAGAACAGGGTGTCCGAGGCCATCGGCAAGGGTTTCGGTGACTTCGTCGGCGCGGGTCTGGTGATCGTGCTGGCACGGGGCGTGACCGTCATCATGAACAACACCGAAATCACCAGCACCGCACTGCATTCCCTGGAAGGCCTGGTGACCGGTACCTCGTCGACGGTGTTCGCGGTCACGGTGTTTCTGGTGAACGTGCCGCTGGGTTTCCTGATTCCCTCCAGCTCCGGCCATGCCACGCTGGTCATGCCGATCATGGCGCCACTCGCCGATTTCGCGAATGTGCCACGCTCCCTTGTGGTCACCGCGTGGCAGTCGGCGTCGGGCTGGGCCAATCTGGTCACCCCGACCACGGCGGTGGTGACCGGCGGTCTCGCCCTGGCGAAGGTGCGCTACGACCGCTACGTGCGGTTCGTGGCCCCGCTGCTCGGCATCTTGGGCGTGCTGATCTGTGGGTTCCTCGCGCTCGGCGCCTTGCTCCGGTAG
- a CDS encoding MFS transporter: MHARLGRDFGWLWSAYAVSTYGTWLAFGAFPLLAVRVLDSTAFAVALLEASGLAVAAVVAFGLGPWVEHRNKQPVMIAMDLVRFGALASVPVAYVLGALTYGQLLVVSVVSGTAGLAFAAASGAYLKHLVRSDELLVAGSRFEGTSWVATAVGPPLGGALIGVFGPVVTITTDAVSFLLSACAVRRIRGGDIATPRAEPPRTGLLTGWRYIRRDRVLVRLFLNSISVSGLIMAGVPLLSVLLLGEYHFPAWQYGLAFGIPALGGFVGARLSGHLARRYGEQRVMLVSGWLRSVFPLGLAFVQPGIPGLLTVIGVEALLIACMGVFNPLYATARLRRTPRDHAARVLSTWNACAKLLQATLMMLWGVLATCTGPHTAITISGVLLLATPLLLPSAADYRSKAPSARNPQISTPKMPSSGATNRT; this comes from the coding sequence ATGCACGCACGGTTGGGACGCGATTTCGGTTGGCTGTGGTCGGCCTACGCGGTCAGCACCTACGGCACCTGGCTGGCGTTCGGTGCCTTTCCACTGCTCGCGGTGCGGGTACTGGACTCCACGGCCTTCGCCGTCGCGCTGCTGGAGGCGTCCGGGCTCGCCGTCGCGGCGGTCGTCGCGTTCGGGCTCGGGCCCTGGGTCGAGCATCGGAACAAGCAGCCGGTGATGATAGCGATGGACCTGGTCCGGTTCGGCGCGCTGGCCAGCGTGCCGGTCGCGTATGTCCTCGGCGCGCTGACCTACGGACAACTGCTGGTCGTATCGGTGGTCTCCGGCACCGCGGGCCTCGCTTTCGCCGCCGCCTCCGGGGCCTATCTGAAACATCTGGTGCGCAGCGATGAATTGCTCGTTGCCGGCAGCAGATTCGAAGGGACGAGCTGGGTGGCGACCGCGGTCGGGCCGCCGCTGGGGGGTGCGCTGATCGGGGTGTTCGGCCCGGTCGTCACGATCACCACCGACGCGGTCAGCTTTCTGCTGTCCGCGTGCGCCGTGCGCCGGATCCGTGGCGGCGATATCGCCACGCCGCGCGCCGAGCCACCGCGAACCGGCCTGCTCACCGGCTGGCGTTACATCCGACGGGACCGGGTCCTGGTGCGCTTGTTCCTCAACTCGATCTCGGTCAGCGGCTTGATCATGGCAGGCGTCCCGCTGCTGTCGGTCCTGTTGCTCGGCGAATATCACTTCCCCGCATGGCAATACGGTCTTGCTTTCGGGATTCCGGCACTCGGCGGTTTCGTCGGCGCGCGCCTGTCAGGCCACCTGGCCCGCCGCTACGGCGAGCAGCGGGTCATGCTCGTCTCCGGCTGGTTGCGGTCGGTCTTCCCGCTCGGCCTGGCCTTCGTCCAGCCGGGAATTCCCGGACTGCTCACCGTGATCGGCGTCGAGGCGCTCTTGATCGCGTGCATGGGTGTCTTCAATCCGCTCTACGCGACCGCCCGGCTGCGGCGCACACCCCGGGACCACGCCGCCCGCGTGCTGAGCACCTGGAATGCCTGCGCGAAATTGTTGCAGGCAACCCTGATGATGCTCTGGGGCGTGCTCGCCACCTGCACCGGCCCGCACACCGCGATCACGATCTCCGGCGTGCTGCTGCTCGCCACCCCGCTGCTGCTGCCCTCGGCCGCCGACTACCGGAGCAAGGCGCCGAGCGCGAGGAACCCACAGATCAGCACGCCCAAGATGCCGAGCAGCGGGGCCACGAACCGCACGTAG
- a CDS encoding LysR family transcriptional regulator, with the protein MDTEAVRSFVRAAELGQLQQAADELGVTQQAVSKRIAALERALCVRLFTRTARGVELTLDGQAFLPHARTIITSVDRAVAAIEPGSRALRIDVLGLRSAQAVVLHDYWRAHPEIVLDVVTLKVDDPRVAVAAVRAGEIDATFRSVTDPATLPDDVRMIHAFDSRLELLAGPRHPLAAARTLTPAQLRKHRIWVPGIAVRSEWADFYDQLATHFDLRIDAAGPNFGNEVLLDILADSADVATLVGARDRYLWPAHYDLRRIPLANPALVYPLSLIVAAANPHPGLRGVLDHVGSLPPVPADAWRPTWAVR; encoded by the coding sequence ATGGATACCGAGGCGGTCCGATCGTTCGTCCGCGCGGCCGAGCTCGGCCAACTGCAGCAGGCGGCCGACGAACTCGGCGTGACACAGCAGGCCGTGTCCAAGCGCATCGCCGCGCTGGAGCGCGCCCTCTGCGTCCGGTTGTTCACCCGGACCGCACGCGGCGTCGAGCTGACCCTCGACGGTCAGGCCTTCCTCCCGCACGCGCGCACGATCATCACGAGCGTCGACCGGGCGGTGGCCGCGATCGAACCGGGATCGCGCGCACTGCGGATCGACGTGCTCGGCCTGCGCTCGGCGCAAGCCGTTGTCCTGCACGACTATTGGCGCGCACACCCCGAAATCGTCTTGGACGTCGTGACCCTCAAGGTCGACGACCCGCGCGTCGCGGTGGCCGCCGTGCGGGCGGGTGAGATCGATGCCACGTTCCGTTCGGTCACCGATCCCGCGACCCTGCCGGACGACGTGCGGATGATCCACGCCTTCGACTCGCGGCTGGAACTGCTTGCCGGACCGCGGCATCCGCTCGCCGCCGCACGTACGCTGACCCCGGCTCAGTTGCGCAAGCACCGGATCTGGGTGCCGGGCATCGCGGTGCGCAGCGAATGGGCGGACTTCTACGATCAGCTCGCCACGCACTTCGATTTGCGCATCGACGCCGCCGGGCCGAATTTCGGCAACGAGGTACTGCTCGACATTCTGGCGGATTCGGCGGACGTGGCGACCCTCGTCGGCGCGCGGGACCGGTACCTCTGGCCCGCGCACTACGACCTGCGCCGCATCCCGCTCGCGAATCCGGCCCTCGTCTACCCGCTGTCGCTCATCGTGGCCGCGGCGAATCCGCATCCGGGACTGCGCGGCGTCCTCGACCACGTCGGCAGTCTGCCCCCGGTCCCCGCGGATGCCTGGCGCCCGACCTGGGCAGTGCGGTGA
- a CDS encoding winged helix-turn-helix domain-containing protein yields the protein MPDAAPPTITDLDALKVFTHPLRIALYRALNTAGSATASQLAEQVDEAVSLVSYHLRKLAAHGFVVAAPELGTDGRERWWKPVSDKGWSFRSSDFLADPEGAMVVGQVTRQLLADRSERYRAYLDQQSAWPKAWTDAAFSAEYTPRLTSAELAELEAEITAVVRRWQDRGEAAVAAGEADGREHVAVQLYGFPSRP from the coding sequence ATGCCCGACGCCGCGCCGCCGACCATCACCGATCTCGATGCGCTGAAGGTCTTCACGCATCCGTTGCGGATAGCGCTGTATCGCGCGCTGAACACCGCCGGTTCCGCGACCGCGTCGCAGCTGGCCGAACAGGTGGACGAGGCGGTCTCGCTCGTGAGCTACCACCTGCGGAAGCTGGCGGCGCACGGATTCGTCGTGGCCGCACCGGAATTGGGGACCGACGGCCGCGAGCGCTGGTGGAAACCGGTGTCGGACAAGGGCTGGAGCTTTCGCAGCTCGGACTTTCTCGCCGATCCCGAGGGCGCGATGGTCGTCGGACAGGTCACCCGGCAGCTGCTGGCCGACCGCAGCGAACGGTACCGCGCCTACCTCGACCAGCAGTCGGCCTGGCCGAAGGCCTGGACCGACGCGGCCTTCAGCGCCGAGTACACGCCACGGCTGACCTCGGCCGAGCTGGCCGAGCTGGAGGCTGAGATCACCGCCGTGGTCCGTCGCTGGCAGGACCGCGGCGAGGCGGCGGTCGCGGCGGGCGAGGCCGACGGCCGCGAGCACGTCGCGGTGCAGCTCTACGGATTTCCGTCCCGGCCGTGA